A single window of Nicotiana sylvestris chromosome 3, ASM39365v2, whole genome shotgun sequence DNA harbors:
- the LOC138887399 gene encoding uncharacterized protein has protein sequence MRNIKEAQFPKPMRSDPSHSDPNLWCEYHGMNGHRIGNYRHLWEEVVTLLNNGHLREFLSDRVNKNYGRNWDNVEPSKAGEDPLFQTINMIFIGNKINEVTFSAAKKMKVSITHSKRPQEVVEDDITFMDEDADGLLLSHKHALVISLNVLDYKIKRVLVDPGSSANIIQWRVLEHAKLIGSIIPATKHLTGFNLVIMTTRGKILLPLNIERLMKMTLFEVVDGDVGYNIILGRPWLHEMRAVMSTLLRPKILTQVHVIVK, from the coding sequence ATGAGAAACATCAAAGAAGCACAGTTCCCAAAGCCGATGAGATCCGATCCCAGCCACAGTGATCCCAACTTATGGTGTGAATACCATGGGATGAATGGCCACCGGATTGGGAACTACCGACACCTGTGGGAAGAGGTGGTGACGCTATTGAATAATGGGCATCTTagagaattcttaagtgatcggGTCAATAAAAACTATGGCCGCAATTGGGATAATGTGGAACCCTCAAAAGCAGGGGAAGATCCCCTGTTCCAGACGATCAACATGATCTTCATAGGGAATAAGATCAACGAGGTCACCTTCTCGGCTGCAAAAAAGATGAAAGTATCAATAACCCATAGCAAGAGACCCCAGGAAGTTGTTGAAGATGACATCACTTTCATGGATGAGGACGCAGACGGATTGCTGCTATCGCACAAACacgcactggtaatttctttaaatgtgCTAGACTATAAAATCaaacgtgttctagtggatccaggaAGTTCGGCCAATATCATACAATGGAGAGTATTGGAGCATGCTAAACTTATCGGAAGCATCATTCCGGCCACAAAACACCTCACTGGATTCAACCTCGTGATCATGACAACCCGAGGAAAGATTTTGTTGCCCTTGAACATCGAAAGATTGATGAAAATGACTCTTTTTGAAGTGGTAGATGGTGATGTGGGATATAATATTATTCTGGGAAGACCATGGTTACATGAGATGAGAGCTGTAATGTCAACGTTGTTGCGACCAAAAatactcacgcaagtgcacgtgatcgtcaagtaa
- the LOC104226462 gene encoding uncharacterized protein, which produces MNTNYSIWPVVLVPYNLTPWLCVKQPNFILSMIIPGPRTAGNNIDVYLQPLINELNELWSEGVDTFDSSKDEMFRMRTALMWTISDFPGLDILSGWNTHTGLACPSCNFDAEPCRLCHSRKWCFIGHRRFLGRNHKFRMMRHRFDGNVKERTPPKKLSGSDILQQVKDINVIFGRQAELNDKRKRNRKKSVGEGVTQQWRKKSIFFDLPYWEFNSLRHNLDVMHIEKNVFDNIIYSLLNDKEKSKDHVKARRDLQDMGIRSDLWPDENDECRLGAFTIPKEKKLAFLKTLKNISVPDGYSSNISRCIYLDQKRIFGLKSHDCHILMEQLLPIAIRNVLPNQVVATLVELSSFFRHLCLKSLSLSDLEKLQNRIVETLCHLEMLFPPSFFTVMVHLTVHLVDEVIQGGPVHYRWMYFVERLLGHFKSLVGNKSQPEGSIAEGYIVEEALTLYSRYFEGIESRLNRPKRVNDEPNHNEASEVSTMFPQQGKPIGGSTIEPLTLLEKTQAHRYVLLNCAAVKPFIDEFRHHIRRSRGRRLSPTEIERRVSKEFPDWFPKRIMNPDIADTISDDIKFLAQGPTQDARRFSAYNINGFKFRTLSREQGLKTQNSGVFLVSDTSCVASSADKNARQADLPYYGKLEDIIELNYYGRFKIVLFKCQWADTTRNRGFKIDVWKFNCVNFSKLIHTGDREDDDPYIEASQANMVYYVDDETDKGWSVAVHLKPRDLFDMGEVDEEEIYENEPYQQQEFGRFFDVDYENIQIAIEEHMTE; this is translated from the exons ATGAATACTAATTATAGCATTTGGCCTGTAGTTTTGGTTCCATATAACCTTACTCCTTGGTTGTGTGTGAAGCAACCAAATTTTATCCTCTCAATGATCATTCCAGGTCCACGTACAGCAGGGAATAATATAGATGTATACCTACAACCCCTTATTAATGAGTTGAATGAGTTGTGGAGTGAAGGTGTGGACACTTTTGATTCATCAAAGGATGAAATGTTTAGAATGAGAACAGCTCTTATGTGGACAATTAGCGACTTTCCTGGACTTGATATCTTATCTGGTTGGAATACACATACTGGTCTTGCATGCCCCTCTTGTAATTTTGATGCAGAACCTTGTCGACTTTGTCATAGTAGAAAGTGGTGTTTTATTGGCCATCGTCGGTTTTTGGGAAGAAATCATAAATTTAGAATGATGAGACATCGTTTTGATGGAAATGTTAAAGAGAGGACCCCTCCAAAGAAGTTATCAGGATCAGACATTTTGCAACAAGTGAAAGATATCAATGTCATATTTGGAAGACAAGCAGAATTGAAtgataaaaggaaaagaaataggaaaaagaGTGTTGGAGAAGGTGTAACTCAACAATGGAGAAAAAAAAGCATATTTTTTGATCTTCCATATTGGGAGTTTAACTCATTGCGCCATAATTTAGATGTTATGCATATTGAAAAGAATGTGTTTGATAATATTATATACTCTTTGCTAAAtgataaagaaaaatcaaaggatCATGTGAAGGCTCGAAGAGATCTACAAGATATGGGTATAAGGAGTGATCTTTGGCCGGATGAGAATGATGAATGTCGGCTTGGTGCATTTACAATTCCAAAGGAGAAGAAACTGGCCTTCCTAAAGACTTTAAAGAATATCTCAGTGCCGGATGGTTATTCAAGTAATATATCTCGTTGTATTTATTTGGATCAAAAAAGGATCTTTGGATTAAAAAGTCATGATTGTCACATCCTTATGGAACAATTGTTACCAATAGCAATCCGCAATGTGCTTCCAAACCAGGTTGTTGCAACGTTGGTAGAGCTTTCCTCCTTTTTTAGGCATCTTTGTCTGAAAAGCTTAAGCCTCTCAGACCTAGAAAAGCTACAAAATCGGATTGTGGAAACTCTTTGCCATCTAGAGATGTTATTCCCTCCATCATTTTTTACTGTAATGGTTCATCTAACTGTTCATCTAGTGGATGAAGTAATACAAGGTGGCCCAGTACATTATCGGTGGATGTATTTTGTTGAAAG ATTATTAGGTCATTTCAAGTCCCTTGTAGGAAACAAATCACAACCAGAAGGTTCTATAGCTGAAGGTTACATAGTTGAAGAAGCTCTAACTCTTTATTCTCGTTATTTTGAGGGAATTGAGTCAAGGTTAAATCGACCTAAACGTGTAAATGATGaaccaaatcataatgaggcttcAGAAGTGTCAACTATGTTCCCTCAACAAGGTAAACCCATTGGAGGCTCCACAATAGAACCATTGACTCTTTTGGAGAAAACTCAAGCTCATCGATATGTGTTACTTAATTGCGCAGCAGTAAAGCCATTTATTGA TGAATTTAGACATCACATCAGAAGAAGTAGAGGTCGAAGACTTTCCCCAACAGAGATAGAGAGGAGAGTTAGTAAAGAGTTCCCTGATTGGTTTCCTAAGCGA ATTATGAATCCAGATATAGCAGACACTATCTCTGATGATATCAAGTTCTTAGCACAAGGTCCAACACAAGATGCAAGAAGATTCAGTGCTTATAACATTAACGGATTCAAATTTCGAACTTTGTCTAGAGAACAAGGATTAAAAACTCAAAATAGTGGAGTCTTTCTTGTCTCTGACACTTCGTGTGTTGCATCTAGTGCAGATAAAAATGCAAGACAAGCAGACCTACCATATTATGGGAAGTTGGAAGATATTATTGAGCTTAATTATTATGGTCGGTTCAAGATTGTTCTCTTTAAATGCCAGTGGGCTGACACTACTCGAAACAGAGGGTTCAAAATAGATGTTTGGAAGTTTAATTGTGTCAACTTCTCTAAATTGATCCACACTGGTGACCGTGAGGATGATGATCCATATATTGAAGCATCACAAGCAAATATGGTCTACTATGTTGATGATGAAACTGATAAAGGATGGAGTGTGGCTGTACATTTAAAGCCAAGAGATTTGTTTGATATGGGAGAGGTTGATGAAGAAGAAATATACGAGAATGAGCCATACCAACAACAAGAATTTGGACGATTTTTTGATGTTGATTACGAGAATATCCAAATTGCAATAGAGGAGCATATGACTGAATAG
- the LOC138887400 gene encoding uncharacterized protein: MDKSWIGMPRNTPQYLLGLNQFLDFAFNNVAIGDKIKCPCPKCGCRKWKTRNIVFDHLIEKSFPQNYVTWVMHGEMNVLHNYENVEVTQDALPIENPVELLINEAFGGIRHEDVDVGPSQVVGEEEMIHDMPTSNNKDFFELLRDRRQELYEGSKYSKLEFLFKLYHIKCLSGLSDKGMTMILDLLRDTFKFAKIPHSFYEAKKTINKLCLDYIKIDACPNDCMLYWEDDVNAETCKYCHTSRWKPEKESSKDHEPTTSKKQKKKKKKKPAKILRYFPLKPRLQRLCMCSKIAEHMRWHADDDNKDGTIRHPRDGEA, from the coding sequence ATGGATAAATCTTGGATTGGAATGCCAAGGAACACACCACAGTATTTGCTTGGTTTGAATCAATTTCTAGATTTTGCATTTAACAATGTAGCTATAGGAGATAAAATAAAATGTCCATGTCCTAAATGTGGTTGTAGGAAGTGGAAGACTAGAAATATAGTGTTTGATCATTTGATCGAGAAGTCGTTCCCCCAAAATTATGTCACTTGGGTTATGCATGGGGAAATGAATGTATTACATAATTATGAAAATGTAGAGGTCACTCAAGATGCACTACCCATTGAAAATCCTGTAGAATTATTGATCAATGAAGCATTCGGGGGCATAAGGCATGAGGATGTTGATGTAGGTCCGTCACAAGTAGTCGGAGAAGAAGAAATGATACATGATATGCCCACTTCAAATAACAAAGATTTTTTTGAGTTGCTTAGAGATAGACGTCAAGAATTATATGAAGGGTCTAAGTACTCAAAGTTGGAATTTTTGTTTAAGCTTTATCACATAAAGTGTTTGTCTGGGTTAAGTGATAAGGGAATGACTATGATACTAGATCTACTCAGAGACACATTTAAATTTGCAAAGATTCCTCATTCTTTTTATGAAGCCAAAAAGACCATCAATAAGTTGTGTCTTGATTATATCAAGATAGATGCTTGTCCAAATGATTGCATGTTATACTGGGAGGATGATGTTAATGCAGAAACATGCAAGTATTGTCACACTTCTAGATGGAAGCCCGAAAAGGAGAGCAGTAAAGACCATGAACCAACTACAAGtaagaaacaaaaaaagaagaaaaagaagaagcctGCAAAAATTTTGCGCTACTTTCCATTAAAACCAAGATTACAAAGATTGTGCATGTGCTCTAAGATTGCAGAGCATATGAGATGGCATGCAGATGATGATAACAAAGATGGAACCATAAGACACCCTAGAGATGGTGAGGCATAG